The following proteins come from a genomic window of Desulfonatronum thiosulfatophilum:
- a CDS encoding NF038143 family protein: MATAIEQIYQMIWDHEQRFFRELAQQVVEKPRLTIWRILFPPLLIYHYRKIQEHKADLETFSKGVLRSKILAMESALEEVTTGKKDNGYKSAFGAKAPETAPGELRLRNAQIAEVELLKGHYLRVLRNQGSTYPTLIRKTYKTSGEYRRFLTELTQAEKAVQKEVLHLHQTSEPAQAVSRKMQEIAKSLRDAEVKTFFG, from the coding sequence ATGGCCACAGCCATCGAGCAAATCTATCAGATGATCTGGGATCATGAGCAGCGGTTCTTTAGGGAGCTTGCCCAACAGGTGGTGGAAAAGCCCAGGCTGACCATCTGGCGAATCCTGTTTCCGCCTCTCTTGATCTATCATTACCGCAAGATCCAGGAACACAAGGCAGATCTGGAGACCTTCAGCAAGGGGGTGCTCCGATCAAAAATCCTGGCCATGGAATCGGCTTTGGAAGAAGTGACCACTGGCAAGAAGGATAACGGATATAAAAGCGCCTTTGGCGCCAAGGCGCCGGAGACCGCACCCGGTGAGCTTCGCCTGCGAAACGCCCAGATCGCCGAGGTGGAATTGCTGAAGGGACATTACCTGAGGGTTCTGCGCAATCAGGGATCAACCTACCCGACTCTGATTCGGAAGACATACAAGACCAGCGGTGAATACCGCCGTTTTCTGACCGAACTGACCCAGGCCGAAAAGGCCGTTCAGAAGGAAGTCCTGCACCTCCACCAGACCAGCGAACCAGCCCAGGCCGTCAGCCGCAAGATGCAGGAGATTGCCAAATCCTTGCGGGACGCGGAGGTAAAAACCTTCTTTGGGTGA
- a CDS encoding TraB/GumN family protein has protein sequence MPMPSELSPDQYEMLLEEASVPEHSIHYMKAVSGGRPFLLNDYLFLHAEDWLLAVGYPVRRKDNSPETTEIFDQALREARRATGATSCWAICPALPERLHLYRTNQDQYYVLPADSPIPPRLSRLAEQAAARLTVDRGTAFTAAHRRLWAEFTGRVALPPSVHELYARTESVLPQCPDLFLLNAWDDQGNLAACLLLDVSPKRFLNYLLGAHSRLNYTPYASDLLFREMIRIARDGDKDYLHLGLGVNPGIRRFKEKWGAVAKTPYEMAEWNEPPDFRDDLSDLMRTVVHLPNVQMTREQYWNSLPPQRPYRLIWELEKNGRTSWIGGTAHFFCCSFESSMRRLFEKVDTVIFEGPLDQESLDHVAHIGQTPDSDSPRLIQAMTEDDVRKLERVVLGPRGFWARLLGTEDPNPIDVRHYLSDTRHWYAFFSLWTHFLRRHDWNHSVDLEAWHLAREMGKEVREMETIAEQIETLESVPVERIVRFFRQCGLWRRFIRRNMRAYLKGDLEAMMGTSAEFPSRTDLVIDRRDALFLERMLPRLETGRCAVFVGSAHMFNLQYMLAEAGFAVRKLRKI, from the coding sequence ATGCCCATGCCGAGTGAACTGAGCCCTGACCAATACGAGATGCTTCTGGAAGAGGCCAGCGTTCCGGAGCACTCCATCCATTACATGAAGGCCGTATCCGGCGGACGGCCATTTCTCCTGAACGACTATCTCTTTCTGCACGCCGAGGACTGGCTCCTGGCCGTGGGCTATCCTGTCCGACGGAAGGATAATTCTCCCGAGACCACCGAAATTTTTGACCAGGCTTTACGCGAGGCCCGCCGCGCAACCGGCGCCACGAGTTGCTGGGCCATCTGCCCGGCCCTGCCCGAACGACTCCACCTGTATCGCACCAACCAGGACCAATACTACGTCCTGCCCGCCGACAGCCCGATTCCACCGCGTCTCTCCCGCCTGGCGGAACAGGCCGCGGCCCGGCTGACCGTGGACCGGGGAACCGCATTCACCGCGGCCCACCGTCGCCTTTGGGCCGAATTCACCGGCCGGGTCGCCCTGCCGCCCTCGGTGCATGAGCTTTACGCCCGTACGGAGAGTGTTCTCCCCCAGTGTCCGGACCTGTTCCTGCTCAATGCCTGGGACGATCAGGGAAATCTCGCCGCCTGCCTGCTGCTGGACGTCTCGCCAAAACGGTTTCTGAACTATCTGCTGGGTGCACATTCACGCCTGAACTATACGCCCTACGCATCGGACCTGCTGTTCCGGGAAATGATCCGGATCGCACGGGATGGCGACAAGGATTATCTGCACCTGGGGCTGGGCGTAAACCCCGGCATTCGCCGGTTCAAGGAAAAATGGGGCGCTGTGGCCAAGACTCCCTACGAGATGGCCGAGTGGAACGAACCGCCGGATTTTCGCGACGACCTGAGCGATTTGATGCGCACCGTCGTCCACCTGCCCAACGTCCAGATGACCAGGGAACAGTATTGGAACAGCCTGCCCCCCCAGCGCCCGTACCGGCTGATCTGGGAACTGGAAAAGAACGGCAGAACGTCCTGGATCGGCGGAACCGCGCATTTTTTCTGCTGCAGCTTCGAGAGTTCCATGCGCCGGCTGTTCGAAAAGGTGGATACCGTAATTTTTGAAGGCCCCTTGGACCAGGAGAGCCTGGACCACGTCGCCCATATCGGCCAGACGCCGGATTCGGACTCTCCCCGGCTGATCCAGGCCATGACTGAGGACGATGTGCGCAAGCTGGAACGGGTGGTACTCGGCCCCCGTGGCTTCTGGGCCAGACTGTTGGGCACGGAAGATCCCAACCCCATCGACGTCCGCCATTATCTATCGGACACCCGCCACTGGTACGCCTTTTTCTCGCTTTGGACGCATTTCCTGCGCCGCCACGACTGGAACCACTCCGTGGACCTGGAAGCTTGGCATCTGGCCCGAGAGATGGGCAAGGAAGTTCGGGAAATGGAAACCATCGCCGAACAGATCGAAACCCTGGAAAGCGTGCCCGTGGAGCGCATTGTTCGCTTCTTTCGACAATGCGGTCTCTGGAGGCGGTTCATCCGCCGGAACATGCGCGCCTATCTCAAGGGAGACCTGGAGGCCATGATGGGCACCAGCGCCGAGTTTCCCTCCCGCACGGATCTGGTCATTGATCGCCGCGACGCGCTGTTTCTGGAACGGATGCTCCCGCGCCTCGAAACCGGACGCTGCGCCGTTTTCGTAGGCTCGGCGCACATGTTCAATCTGCAATACATGCTGGCCGAAGCCGGGTTTGCGGTCCGCAAACTGCGAAAGATCTGA
- the tgt gene encoding tRNA guanosine(34) transglycosylase Tgt: MTNTGDFHILGTDGQARCAELTTAHGTIRTPVFMPVGTVGCVKALSPDDLTALKAQIILGNTYHLYILPGDELVARRGGLHTFSGWDGPILTDSGGFQVFSLQGLRKISEDGVEFRSHRDGSKHFFSPEKVVSIQRNLGSDIMMVLDECVPYGADKEYTAQSLGLTTRWAARCRAAYPQGSGNQLLFGIVQGGFFQDLRSESARQICDLPFDGYAIGGLSVGESKPLMLDIMRHTAPLLPADKPRYLMGVGTPMDILDGIEAGIDMFDCVLPTRNARNGTLYTSLGKVNIKRAEYKEDDRPLDPNCDCYACTRFSRAYLRHLYTARELLAYRLNTIHNLHYFLTLTHGAAQAILQGRFATYKAEVQAVHAHAE; the protein is encoded by the coding sequence ATGACGAACACTGGCGATTTCCACATCCTGGGCACGGACGGGCAGGCTCGGTGCGCTGAACTGACCACGGCTCACGGGACCATCCGCACTCCGGTCTTCATGCCCGTGGGCACGGTGGGCTGCGTCAAGGCCCTGAGCCCTGACGATCTGACAGCGCTCAAGGCCCAGATCATCCTGGGCAATACGTATCATTTGTACATCCTGCCCGGCGATGAACTGGTCGCCCGCAGGGGGGGGCTGCATACTTTTTCGGGATGGGACGGCCCGATCCTCACGGACAGCGGTGGCTTTCAGGTCTTCAGTCTGCAGGGGCTGCGCAAGATCAGCGAGGACGGGGTGGAGTTCCGTTCTCACCGGGACGGCTCGAAACACTTCTTCTCGCCGGAAAAAGTGGTTTCCATCCAGCGCAACCTGGGATCGGACATCATGATGGTCCTGGATGAATGCGTGCCCTACGGCGCGGACAAGGAATACACCGCCCAGTCTCTCGGGCTGACCACCCGTTGGGCTGCGCGTTGCCGAGCGGCCTATCCCCAGGGAAGCGGCAACCAGCTGCTCTTCGGGATCGTCCAGGGCGGATTCTTCCAGGATCTGCGCAGCGAAAGCGCCCGTCAGATCTGCGATCTGCCTTTTGACGGTTATGCCATCGGCGGGCTGAGCGTGGGCGAGTCTAAGCCTCTGATGCTGGATATCATGCGCCACACCGCCCCCCTGCTCCCCGCGGACAAGCCCCGGTATCTGATGGGCGTGGGCACGCCCATGGACATCCTGGACGGCATCGAAGCCGGCATTGACATGTTCGACTGCGTCCTGCCCACCCGCAACGCCCGCAACGGCACGCTGTACACATCCCTGGGCAAGGTGAACATCAAGCGCGCCGAGTACAAGGAGGACGACAGACCGCTGGACCCCAACTGCGACTGCTACGCCTGCACCCGGTTTTCCAGGGCCTACCTCCGCCACCTGTACACCGCCCGGGAACTGCTGGCCTACCGCCTGAACACCATCCACAACCTGCATTATTTTCTGACATTGACCCACGGCGCGGCACAGGCCATACTTCAGGGCAGATTCGCAACCTACAAAGCCGAGGTGCAAGCCGTTCATGCCCATGCCGAGTGA